In a single window of the Gossypium hirsutum isolate 1008001.06 chromosome A13, Gossypium_hirsutum_v2.1, whole genome shotgun sequence genome:
- the LOC107895009 gene encoding FRIGIDA-like protein 5 isoform X2, with translation MEDLKTELRLGELKSENLRKSLEQAKGLASSVLLFTLQWKELESHFDSIQQKIEERVAVFELREKELETTMRVSRERQEEIGLKEIELSLLSKKVDECNVELTFKEEEIDRKRKLLEECSSEFKSKNQELDLVRKWVEDCSKELSLKNKQLCSVQKLISECCEKLEGKEKQLILVEEQIRKSSNGTDALKEELECLQNSIKECSNQLDMKRTELVQSQEMVEDQRKELNENEKKLDSIKSLIQDYEEELEAKREKYEALDKSICVHAAKLDYKEKKLGSINEKIRHRLQELHSRDDELGSLQTLILRREKQLESTKEELKSVEARVKLCSKDIELKNQEFNAIQMSTEELSQELHLKEKQLSLVQIWIEGCSKQLEAKEEELTSIKNSILECTKEIESKQLQLEAIQKSQEELSGTLESKEKQLDLVEKACGERLQEANMKEKHLDLLKRSLEEGLEKLETEKRQFEGRVKEFELRENRFDSVQKAVEQRSKELELKEKKQSNGLHSQASSKNPSSFFSRAVGIANTESENFIICRASEALSADLVVGATMDGMDLQGILNKHLDEPDLRKNEVLSALQMSPDPAKFVLDLMLWISSQHKKRGGTGFEESVLKISLLMLEQLLQVSPHVQPKVKADALKLASEWKARMKLNADNSMEILGFLQFIAAFGLVSSFNRDEIFKLLGTTAQHQQARNVCQVLGFTDMIPGFIQSLIERKQYIEAVRFVCAFDCKDKCQPKQLLTLFLQDVNRVACHCCKIGKNSPEVWQKATDEQIAALKSVIECIKDCKLESCMPVEVIGKYIAELEMQKMNMTFSAPAPAPAVQPIVIPSGPWNQPSPVLAAQRWFQGGIHAFTPGTQPLGQFHGGIYASTAGTQPLGQLHGGIFASTPGAQPQELSNKRARTDGPVINSYRPQVATVNPYIRPASPHGLGIPRNQDMAHFGRQPN, from the exons ATGGAGGATCTTAAGACAGAGTTGAGACTTGGTGAGTTAAAGAGCGAGAACCTTCGTAAGTCACTTGAGCAAGCCAAAGGTCTAGCGTCTTCAGTTCTGTTGTTTACTTTACAATGGAAAGAATTGGAGAGTCATTTTGATTCGATTCAACAGAAAATTGAGGAAAGGGTTGCTGTTTTCGAGTTGCGAGAAAAAGAGCTTGAAACTACTATGAGAGTATCGAGGGAAAGACAAGAAGAGATTGGTTTGAAAGAAATTGAATTAAGTTTGTTGAGTAAAAAGGTTGACGAATGCAATGTTGAGCTTACGTTTAAAGAAGAGGAAATTGATCGGAAGCGGAAATTGCTGGAAGAGTGTTCATCGGAGTTTAAATCAAAAAACCAGGAGTTGGATTTGGTTAGAAAATGGGTTGAGGATTGTTCTAAGGAGCTTAGTTTGAAGAACAAGCAATTGTGTTCTGTGCAAAAGTTGATAAGTGAATGTTGTGAGAAGCTAGAAGGGAAGGAGAAACAATTGATTTTGGTTGAGGAACAAATTCGAAAATCCAGTAATGGAACTGATGCGTTGAAAGAGGAGTTGGAATGTTTGCAAAACTCGATAAAGGAATGCTCTAATCAACTCGATATGAAACGGACTGAACTTGTTCAAAGCCAAGAAATGGTTGAGGACCAGCGCAAAGAGCTTAATGAGAATGAGAAAAAGCTAGATTCAATCAAGTCCTTGATTCAGGATTATGAGGAAGAACTTGAAGCCAAAAGGGAAAAATATGAAGCACTTGACAAATCTATCTGTGTTCATGCTGCTAAACTCGATTATAAGGAGAAGAAATTGGGGTCGATCAATGAAAAAATTAGGCATCGCTTGCAAGAGCTTCATTCAAGAGATGATGAACTTGGTTCACTCCAAACATTGATTCTAAGGAGAGAAAAACAACTTGAATCAACAAAGGAGGAGCTCAAATCAGTTGAAGCAAGGGTGAAACTATGTTCCAAGGATATCGAATTGAAAAACCAAGAGTTCAATGCTATACAAATGTCCACGGAAGAACTCAGTCAAGAACTCCATTTGAAAGAGAAACAACTCAGCTTGGTTCAAATATGGATTGAAGGATGCTCCAAGCAGCTCGAAGCAAAGGAGGAAGAGCTTACCTCAATTAAAAACTCAATCTTGGAGTGCACCAAGGAAATTGAATCAAAACAACTGCAGCTTGAAGCAATACAAAAATCTCAAGAGGAACTCTCTGGCACGCTTGAGTCAAAAGAAAAGCAACTGGATTTAGTCGAAAAGGCATGCGGTGAACGACTACAGGAGGCTAACATGAAGGAGAAGCATCTTGATTTGCTTAAAAGATCATTAGAGGAAGGCCTGGAAAAACTGGAAACAGAAAAGAGGCAATTTGAAGGTCGTGTCAAGGAGTTTGAACTGAGGGAAAACCGATTCGATTCCGTCCAAAAGGCTGTTGAACAGAGAAGTAAAGAACTCGAATTGAAAGAGAAGAAACAATCTAATGGCCTTCACTCTCAAGCGAGCAGCAAGAATCCTAGTTCTTTTTTCTCGCGGGCTGTTGGAATAGCTAACACAGAATCAG aaaattttatcatttgcagAGCAAGTGAAGCTTTGTCTGCTGATCTTGTGGTTGGTGCTACAATGGATGGAATGGATTTGCAGGGGATCCTCAATAAGCATTTAGATGAGCCAGATTTGAGAAAGAATGAAGTTCTGAGTGCTCTTCAAATGTCACCCGATCCAGCCAAGTTTGTTCTAGATCTAATGCTATGGATATCTTCTCAACATAAGAAGAGGGGTGGGACAGGATTCGAAGAAAGTGTTCTGAAGATTTCTCTCCTTATGTTGGAGCAACTTTTGCAAGTCTCACCGCATGTACAACCTAAGGTGAAAGCAGACGCATTGAAGTTGGCAAGCGAGTGGAAAGCAAGGATGAAACTGAATGCAGACAATTCTATGGAAATATTGGGTTTTTTGCAGTTTATTGCTGCTTTTGGATTAGTGTCCTCTTTTAATAGAGATGAAATCTTCAAACTTCTTGGCACTACTGCTCAACACCAGCAGGCTCGAAATGTATGCCAGGTCCTTGGTTTTACAGATATGATTCCTG GATTCATTCAAAGTCTAATAGAAAGGAAGCAGTATATCGAAGCTGTTAGATTTGTTTGTGCGTTTGATTGCAAGGATAAGTGCCAACCAAAACAGCTCTTAACCTTATTCTTGCAGGATGTAAACAGAGTGGCTTGTCATTGCTGCAAGATTGGGAAGAATTCGCCTGAAGTGTGG CAAAAGGCTACAGATGAACAGATTGCTGCTTTGAAATCCGTAATTGAATGCATTAAAGATTGTAAGCTTGAATCGTGTATGCCAGTTGAGGTCATTGGGAAGTACATCGCTGAGTTAGAAATGCAAAAGATGAACATGACATTTTCTGCACCAGCCCCTGCCCCTGCAGTTCAGCCAATAGTTATCCCTTCTGGGCCCTGGAATCAACCGAGTCCTGTTCTTGCAGCTCAACGATGGTTTCAGGGTGGGATTCATGCTTTCACTCCGGGGACTCAACCACTTGGCCAATTTCACGGTGGGATCTATGCTTCCACAGCGGGGACTCAACCACTAGGGCAGCTTCACGGTGGGATCTTTGCTTCCACACCGGGGGCTCAACCGCAAGAGCTAAGCAATAAGCGTGCTCGGACTGATGGGCCGGTTATTAACTCCTATAGACCTCAAGTAGCAACTGTTAACCCCTATATTCGTCCAGCTTCACCGCATGGGTTAGGCATTCCACGTAATCAAGATATGGCCCATTTTGGTCGGCAGCCGAATTAG
- the LOC107895009 gene encoding FRIGIDA-like protein 5 isoform X1 — protein sequence MEDLKTELRLGELKSENLRKSLEQAKGLASSVLLFTLQWKELESHFDSIQQKIEERVAVFELREKELETTMRVSRERQEEIGLKEIELSLLSKKVDECNVELTFKEEEIDRKRKLLEECSSEFKSKNQELDLVRKWVEDCSKELSLKNKQLCSVQKLISECCEKLEGKEKQLILVEEQIRKSSNGTDALKEELECLQNSIKECSNQLDMKRTELVQSQEMVEDQRKELNENEKKLDSIKSLIQDYEEELEAKREKYEALDKSICVHAAKLDYKEKKLGSINEKIRHRLQELHSRDDELGSLQTLILRREKQLESTKEELKSVEARVKLCSKDIELKNQEFNAIQMSTEELSQELHLKEKQLSLVQIWIEGCSKQLEAKEEELTSIKNSILECTKEIESKQLQLEAIQKSQEELSGTLESKEKQLDLVEKACGERLQEANMKEKHLDLLKRSLEEGLEKLETEKRQFEGRVKEFELRENRFDSVQKAVEQRSKELELKEKKQSNGLHSQASSKNPSSFFSRAVGIANTESVNSIIPNQIKTENPENFIICRASEALSADLVVGATMDGMDLQGILNKHLDEPDLRKNEVLSALQMSPDPAKFVLDLMLWISSQHKKRGGTGFEESVLKISLLMLEQLLQVSPHVQPKVKADALKLASEWKARMKLNADNSMEILGFLQFIAAFGLVSSFNRDEIFKLLGTTAQHQQARNVCQVLGFTDMIPGFIQSLIERKQYIEAVRFVCAFDCKDKCQPKQLLTLFLQDVNRVACHCCKIGKNSPEVWQKATDEQIAALKSVIECIKDCKLESCMPVEVIGKYIAELEMQKMNMTFSAPAPAPAVQPIVIPSGPWNQPSPVLAAQRWFQGGIHAFTPGTQPLGQFHGGIYASTAGTQPLGQLHGGIFASTPGAQPQELSNKRARTDGPVINSYRPQVATVNPYIRPASPHGLGIPRNQDMAHFGRQPN from the exons ATGGAGGATCTTAAGACAGAGTTGAGACTTGGTGAGTTAAAGAGCGAGAACCTTCGTAAGTCACTTGAGCAAGCCAAAGGTCTAGCGTCTTCAGTTCTGTTGTTTACTTTACAATGGAAAGAATTGGAGAGTCATTTTGATTCGATTCAACAGAAAATTGAGGAAAGGGTTGCTGTTTTCGAGTTGCGAGAAAAAGAGCTTGAAACTACTATGAGAGTATCGAGGGAAAGACAAGAAGAGATTGGTTTGAAAGAAATTGAATTAAGTTTGTTGAGTAAAAAGGTTGACGAATGCAATGTTGAGCTTACGTTTAAAGAAGAGGAAATTGATCGGAAGCGGAAATTGCTGGAAGAGTGTTCATCGGAGTTTAAATCAAAAAACCAGGAGTTGGATTTGGTTAGAAAATGGGTTGAGGATTGTTCTAAGGAGCTTAGTTTGAAGAACAAGCAATTGTGTTCTGTGCAAAAGTTGATAAGTGAATGTTGTGAGAAGCTAGAAGGGAAGGAGAAACAATTGATTTTGGTTGAGGAACAAATTCGAAAATCCAGTAATGGAACTGATGCGTTGAAAGAGGAGTTGGAATGTTTGCAAAACTCGATAAAGGAATGCTCTAATCAACTCGATATGAAACGGACTGAACTTGTTCAAAGCCAAGAAATGGTTGAGGACCAGCGCAAAGAGCTTAATGAGAATGAGAAAAAGCTAGATTCAATCAAGTCCTTGATTCAGGATTATGAGGAAGAACTTGAAGCCAAAAGGGAAAAATATGAAGCACTTGACAAATCTATCTGTGTTCATGCTGCTAAACTCGATTATAAGGAGAAGAAATTGGGGTCGATCAATGAAAAAATTAGGCATCGCTTGCAAGAGCTTCATTCAAGAGATGATGAACTTGGTTCACTCCAAACATTGATTCTAAGGAGAGAAAAACAACTTGAATCAACAAAGGAGGAGCTCAAATCAGTTGAAGCAAGGGTGAAACTATGTTCCAAGGATATCGAATTGAAAAACCAAGAGTTCAATGCTATACAAATGTCCACGGAAGAACTCAGTCAAGAACTCCATTTGAAAGAGAAACAACTCAGCTTGGTTCAAATATGGATTGAAGGATGCTCCAAGCAGCTCGAAGCAAAGGAGGAAGAGCTTACCTCAATTAAAAACTCAATCTTGGAGTGCACCAAGGAAATTGAATCAAAACAACTGCAGCTTGAAGCAATACAAAAATCTCAAGAGGAACTCTCTGGCACGCTTGAGTCAAAAGAAAAGCAACTGGATTTAGTCGAAAAGGCATGCGGTGAACGACTACAGGAGGCTAACATGAAGGAGAAGCATCTTGATTTGCTTAAAAGATCATTAGAGGAAGGCCTGGAAAAACTGGAAACAGAAAAGAGGCAATTTGAAGGTCGTGTCAAGGAGTTTGAACTGAGGGAAAACCGATTCGATTCCGTCCAAAAGGCTGTTGAACAGAGAAGTAAAGAACTCGAATTGAAAGAGAAGAAACAATCTAATGGCCTTCACTCTCAAGCGAGCAGCAAGAATCCTAGTTCTTTTTTCTCGCGGGCTGTTGGAATAGCTAACACAGAATCAG TGAACTCCATCATCCCTAATCAAATAAAAACGGAAAATCcagaaaattttatcatttgcagAGCAAGTGAAGCTTTGTCTGCTGATCTTGTGGTTGGTGCTACAATGGATGGAATGGATTTGCAGGGGATCCTCAATAAGCATTTAGATGAGCCAGATTTGAGAAAGAATGAAGTTCTGAGTGCTCTTCAAATGTCACCCGATCCAGCCAAGTTTGTTCTAGATCTAATGCTATGGATATCTTCTCAACATAAGAAGAGGGGTGGGACAGGATTCGAAGAAAGTGTTCTGAAGATTTCTCTCCTTATGTTGGAGCAACTTTTGCAAGTCTCACCGCATGTACAACCTAAGGTGAAAGCAGACGCATTGAAGTTGGCAAGCGAGTGGAAAGCAAGGATGAAACTGAATGCAGACAATTCTATGGAAATATTGGGTTTTTTGCAGTTTATTGCTGCTTTTGGATTAGTGTCCTCTTTTAATAGAGATGAAATCTTCAAACTTCTTGGCACTACTGCTCAACACCAGCAGGCTCGAAATGTATGCCAGGTCCTTGGTTTTACAGATATGATTCCTG GATTCATTCAAAGTCTAATAGAAAGGAAGCAGTATATCGAAGCTGTTAGATTTGTTTGTGCGTTTGATTGCAAGGATAAGTGCCAACCAAAACAGCTCTTAACCTTATTCTTGCAGGATGTAAACAGAGTGGCTTGTCATTGCTGCAAGATTGGGAAGAATTCGCCTGAAGTGTGG CAAAAGGCTACAGATGAACAGATTGCTGCTTTGAAATCCGTAATTGAATGCATTAAAGATTGTAAGCTTGAATCGTGTATGCCAGTTGAGGTCATTGGGAAGTACATCGCTGAGTTAGAAATGCAAAAGATGAACATGACATTTTCTGCACCAGCCCCTGCCCCTGCAGTTCAGCCAATAGTTATCCCTTCTGGGCCCTGGAATCAACCGAGTCCTGTTCTTGCAGCTCAACGATGGTTTCAGGGTGGGATTCATGCTTTCACTCCGGGGACTCAACCACTTGGCCAATTTCACGGTGGGATCTATGCTTCCACAGCGGGGACTCAACCACTAGGGCAGCTTCACGGTGGGATCTTTGCTTCCACACCGGGGGCTCAACCGCAAGAGCTAAGCAATAAGCGTGCTCGGACTGATGGGCCGGTTATTAACTCCTATAGACCTCAAGTAGCAACTGTTAACCCCTATATTCGTCCAGCTTCACCGCATGGGTTAGGCATTCCACGTAATCAAGATATGGCCCATTTTGGTCGGCAGCCGAATTAG
- the LOC107895009 gene encoding FRIGIDA-like protein 5 isoform X3: MEDLKTELRLGELKSENLRKSLEQAKGLASSVLLFTLQWKELESHFDSIQQKIEERVAVFELREKELETTMRVSRERQEEIGLKEIELSLLSKKVDECNVELTFKEEEIDRKRKLLEECSSEFKSKNQELDLVRKWVEDCSKELSLKNKQLCSVQKLISECCEKLEGKEKQLILVEEQIRKSSNGTDALKEELECLQNSIKECSNQLDMKRTELVQSQEMVEDQRKELNENEKKLDSIKSLIQDYEEELEAKREKYEALDKSICVHAAKLDYKEKKLGSINEKIRHRLQELHSRDDELGSLQTLILRREKQLESTKEELKSVEARVKLCSKDIELKNQEFNAIQMSTEELSQELHLKEKQLSLVQIWIEGCSKQLEAKEEELTSIKNSILECTKEIESKQLQLEAIQKSQEELSGTLESKEKQLDLVEKACGERLQEANMKEKHLDLLKRSLEEGLEKLETEKRQFEGRVKEFELRENRFDSVQKAVEQRSKELELKEKKQSNGLHSQASSKNPSSFFSRAVGIANTESVNSIIPNQIKTENPENFIICRASEALSADLVVGATMDGMDLQGILNKHLDEPDLRKNEVLSALQMSPDPAKFVLDLMLWISSQHKKRGGTGFEESVLKISLLMLEQLLQVSPHVQPKVKADALKLASEWKARMKLNADNSMEILGFLQFIAAFGLVSSFNRDEIFKLLGTTAQHQQARNVCQVLGFTDMIPGFIQSLIERKQYIEAVRFVCAFDCKDKCQPKQLLTLFLQDVNRVACHCCKIGKNSPEVWVMSYNSLSKRLQMNRLLL; this comes from the exons ATGGAGGATCTTAAGACAGAGTTGAGACTTGGTGAGTTAAAGAGCGAGAACCTTCGTAAGTCACTTGAGCAAGCCAAAGGTCTAGCGTCTTCAGTTCTGTTGTTTACTTTACAATGGAAAGAATTGGAGAGTCATTTTGATTCGATTCAACAGAAAATTGAGGAAAGGGTTGCTGTTTTCGAGTTGCGAGAAAAAGAGCTTGAAACTACTATGAGAGTATCGAGGGAAAGACAAGAAGAGATTGGTTTGAAAGAAATTGAATTAAGTTTGTTGAGTAAAAAGGTTGACGAATGCAATGTTGAGCTTACGTTTAAAGAAGAGGAAATTGATCGGAAGCGGAAATTGCTGGAAGAGTGTTCATCGGAGTTTAAATCAAAAAACCAGGAGTTGGATTTGGTTAGAAAATGGGTTGAGGATTGTTCTAAGGAGCTTAGTTTGAAGAACAAGCAATTGTGTTCTGTGCAAAAGTTGATAAGTGAATGTTGTGAGAAGCTAGAAGGGAAGGAGAAACAATTGATTTTGGTTGAGGAACAAATTCGAAAATCCAGTAATGGAACTGATGCGTTGAAAGAGGAGTTGGAATGTTTGCAAAACTCGATAAAGGAATGCTCTAATCAACTCGATATGAAACGGACTGAACTTGTTCAAAGCCAAGAAATGGTTGAGGACCAGCGCAAAGAGCTTAATGAGAATGAGAAAAAGCTAGATTCAATCAAGTCCTTGATTCAGGATTATGAGGAAGAACTTGAAGCCAAAAGGGAAAAATATGAAGCACTTGACAAATCTATCTGTGTTCATGCTGCTAAACTCGATTATAAGGAGAAGAAATTGGGGTCGATCAATGAAAAAATTAGGCATCGCTTGCAAGAGCTTCATTCAAGAGATGATGAACTTGGTTCACTCCAAACATTGATTCTAAGGAGAGAAAAACAACTTGAATCAACAAAGGAGGAGCTCAAATCAGTTGAAGCAAGGGTGAAACTATGTTCCAAGGATATCGAATTGAAAAACCAAGAGTTCAATGCTATACAAATGTCCACGGAAGAACTCAGTCAAGAACTCCATTTGAAAGAGAAACAACTCAGCTTGGTTCAAATATGGATTGAAGGATGCTCCAAGCAGCTCGAAGCAAAGGAGGAAGAGCTTACCTCAATTAAAAACTCAATCTTGGAGTGCACCAAGGAAATTGAATCAAAACAACTGCAGCTTGAAGCAATACAAAAATCTCAAGAGGAACTCTCTGGCACGCTTGAGTCAAAAGAAAAGCAACTGGATTTAGTCGAAAAGGCATGCGGTGAACGACTACAGGAGGCTAACATGAAGGAGAAGCATCTTGATTTGCTTAAAAGATCATTAGAGGAAGGCCTGGAAAAACTGGAAACAGAAAAGAGGCAATTTGAAGGTCGTGTCAAGGAGTTTGAACTGAGGGAAAACCGATTCGATTCCGTCCAAAAGGCTGTTGAACAGAGAAGTAAAGAACTCGAATTGAAAGAGAAGAAACAATCTAATGGCCTTCACTCTCAAGCGAGCAGCAAGAATCCTAGTTCTTTTTTCTCGCGGGCTGTTGGAATAGCTAACACAGAATCAG TGAACTCCATCATCCCTAATCAAATAAAAACGGAAAATCcagaaaattttatcatttgcagAGCAAGTGAAGCTTTGTCTGCTGATCTTGTGGTTGGTGCTACAATGGATGGAATGGATTTGCAGGGGATCCTCAATAAGCATTTAGATGAGCCAGATTTGAGAAAGAATGAAGTTCTGAGTGCTCTTCAAATGTCACCCGATCCAGCCAAGTTTGTTCTAGATCTAATGCTATGGATATCTTCTCAACATAAGAAGAGGGGTGGGACAGGATTCGAAGAAAGTGTTCTGAAGATTTCTCTCCTTATGTTGGAGCAACTTTTGCAAGTCTCACCGCATGTACAACCTAAGGTGAAAGCAGACGCATTGAAGTTGGCAAGCGAGTGGAAAGCAAGGATGAAACTGAATGCAGACAATTCTATGGAAATATTGGGTTTTTTGCAGTTTATTGCTGCTTTTGGATTAGTGTCCTCTTTTAATAGAGATGAAATCTTCAAACTTCTTGGCACTACTGCTCAACACCAGCAGGCTCGAAATGTATGCCAGGTCCTTGGTTTTACAGATATGATTCCTG GATTCATTCAAAGTCTAATAGAAAGGAAGCAGTATATCGAAGCTGTTAGATTTGTTTGTGCGTTTGATTGCAAGGATAAGTGCCAACCAAAACAGCTCTTAACCTTATTCTTGCAGGATGTAAACAGAGTGGCTTGTCATTGCTGCAAGATTGGGAAGAATTCGCCTGAAGTGTGGGTAATGTCTTACAATTCATTGAG CAAAAGGCTACAGATGAACAGATTGCTGCTTTGA